The Seriola aureovittata isolate HTS-2021-v1 ecotype China chromosome 16, ASM2101889v1, whole genome shotgun sequence genomic interval tatctatctatctgtctgtctgtctgtctgtctgtctgtctgtctgtctgtctgtctatctatctatctatctatctatctatctatctatctatctatcgtcTCATTCAGAATTTTATGAACTTCCCCACTGTTTAATACAGGTTCTGATAAACTAGTGCTATGACGGGTTTAAGAAATGTGCCAAAGCAGGGAGATTCAGCTGCCTCAGTGTGACTGATAATCAGTAAACCTTCTCTGGATCTCAAAATAATTGAGGCATAGGTGATACAATTTTAACAACTCTAATTACAAAATATGAACTTATTTCACTTCTATTAATGTCCTAATAATATCTGGCAATACTGGCCATAAACCTGAgcgaaaaacaaaacttcagtGGACAGTCCATCTGAATACATGTTGATGATCTGGCCTGAAATAAGTTGACTGAAGACATAGTTTATTGTAAAGCAAACCTGCAGCTGATGTAAAAAACTGATCAAATGTACACTCATGGAGGTATGTAAGAGTATAATTACAGTAGATCAATCATCAACACAACCAATATGCTGAAAAAGCGTTTTACATTGAATATATACAAACAACACAGGGCTGAGGCCCAGCCACCTTCCCTCTGTTTCAGTGCCATCTGTAATTAACTTTGTGTGTTAAATTCATGTACCTGAGGGTTACATAAATAGCCTGTGACAACATACCAATAGATATAACTGTCAACATCGTGTAATAGTTTCATCTTAATAAAATGTACTACTGGCTAAAAGATCACAGTATTAAATACTCTTAactaaaatagaaaacagataATTTACCTAAGTGTCAGAGTTTAATGCAAGAAACTCTCATGTGAGTAACATCCTGTTCAAGATAAGTTCGCTAAAATAGAAGACCTACATATTCTTCAGTTACAcacttctttttgttcttctttatATGGCGATGACATTACAAAAACAGGATATAGAAAAATATAGGCCAAATCATGAAATTAGTCAACAATTATCTAATCTTGACCATCATTTAAgttgtcactcactcacacatacatatacacataggaaatagtattaataatatttttatcaCAGCTGGGCATCTTGCTCAAAGGCCAAaccaaggctaattcatttgttggctaactagctagttaacaggctaagctaacaagccaagTATGGTCGGGCTATGCTAGCTAGCTATGGTCTGCTATGTAATGCtaacataaaataatacaagAATTCCACAAAATACAGGAGCACAGCTTTACCCACGATCTGTATCCGAATTATTTGTCCCATACTTGCATGTGAAATCTTCCAACAGGCACCGACATCACAAACACGGCCGAGCGGTCACGTTCAGTGACTTGAATTAGCTGAAGTGACGGCGCGTGCGCAGTCAGTTAATGGGCAGTTAGGatacccacctgtcactcaaataCATAACtttaaactaataaaataaaattaataaaaaatttaaacaggtgaatgatataaaaattcacccatCATTCAGTTGTCATGACGGGGGAAATTAGCTGTAGaaaacaaaattgttttttgtaCTACGTTTTAACATGGGAATCTATGACTCGCTTTTTAGGAGCCAGACTCttgtggtcattagaggaactgcaggtttagCGACTTCCGTGTTGGCTCCATTTATCAGCTACGGAGGTTGCcgcttgtgtctgtgtgtgctctgatCTCGATCGGGCACACAGGTAAATCATCTCTAGCTTTCGGTACGCGGCTTCACAACTCCACTACGACGCTAGAGTTTAGAGTCTCCAGCTTTTCTAATCTCTTTGACTGTTTCGTTAATTTTTCTCTCCCGCTGCCTGCAGACCTCCACCGGCCGAACCTTTCCTGCTCCGCCTGAAAACCACACTGCATCTGTTTAGCTCTCCCAAACTCTCTGCACTCTCCTGACATACTCCTGCCCGGCTCTGCTCAGCTCTCTTGCCCCCGTTTCAAGCCTCTGACTCGGCCCAACCCTCCATGCTGACAGGCAACGCTCCCCAGTCAATTCTCTGCTTAAAACCCATTAGTATCTGTATGAACGATGAGTCCCTAAAGCCATCTACCAGTGGCGGGAGAAGTACGCTATTCAGCTTCTTCAGTAAAAGTAGTAGTAATAGCACTGAAATAGTctgttcaattaaaaaaaaaattaaagtacaTTTGTTAGACTAATATTCATGCATTaacaacagcattttaatggcacacaaaataaaaggctgttgttttcataaataatGTATCATATTACCTTGCATtcaatatattttgtatgtaaaatctttatttgtaaAGTAGGCCACAAGTATCTATACCTGTCGAATAATGGGAGTAAAAAGTAGGCctacatttccctctgaaatgtaggcTATAAAGTAGAATATAGAAATTTTAAAGTAAatagttagggttaggggtaACAAGTACTTcatactgtacttaagtacaatacCTCAGAAAATTAATTCCACCACTGCCATTCACAACATTACAACTGAAAGAAATGTTGGATTTCCATGTACAAGGTGCCTTAAATCTTTACATTGCATTTGCAGCTTTTCAAAATTTGCAGCAATGTCATAAAATATGGTGGTGGCCCCTTCAAACACTTAATTTACTTTGTTAGggttttcagttattttgtaGAATGGgtttttttctataattttaCACATTTGCTGCAACTGTTCCCAAAACTGTGTCTTGGCTGCATTTTGATATGATAAAGATGTATCATGACGGTTATTTAAACCTGATAGAGACAGACTTTGACCTACAGATCAAGTTATGTTTTAAACTGGTGTCAGTCGTAATAATCATAACCTGTTAaagaaatctttgtttttttcatgcagcATAAAGGTGTAACTGGGGCACAGGTCAGGTGGCAGCCTGTGCGTTGACCCTGTCAGTCCTTGGTAGACTGGTACAGGCTGAGTTAATGACTGAGGTAAACATGATAAATGTCATTCACCCCTGCCAGCTTCAGTATTTCCTTTCGCTGCACAGCTGCTGAGTTTAACTAGTGTTATCGCCTCCACGTGGAAGGAACCTAGATCCACGGGAAGTCCATGgtcactgtttttttctctctcattgaAGGGGCTTAAAAAGGAGGGTCAAGGCTCAGCATTTGACATCCTGGATAAATAGGGACCGAGCAAGGCTGCTGATGCTTTCTGGAGCTCACTGAcccactttttaaatttttttttaaggatacGTCCTTCTTCACTATGTTTTCTCTTGAAGAGAAAATTACAAGCAGAACTTGCTCTGGTTACCAGGATCAGCATCCTCACACGATCCTTTATAACATCTTGAGCTGGAGGGACAGCGACTACCTCAGCAACAAACTGAACTCTAACTCCGTAGCACACAACTGCCACTGTGAGCAGAGGAGGGCAGTTTGCCTGAAGGACCCAAAGGCCACCTGCCAAGTTGCCTCCGGTGTGCTGGTGAAAACCGTCTGCTTCATGAGAAGTTTACCCTCCTTCAGTCAGCTTCCACTGGGAGATCAGTCATCACTGTTAAGACACTGCTGGGTGCCTTTATTTGTGCTGGGGCTTGCACAGGAAAGAATAGAGTTCGAAGTGAGTGACGTACCAAATTCAAGTATCCTCAGACAGATTTTGCTCAGACCGGGACTTTCTGAAAAGGAGGCTGACCAACCAACTCTTGCCGGCGTCCACAGACTGAGAACTTGCTTGCATCAGCTGTGGGAACTGGATCTCAGCCCGAGGGAATATGCTTACCTGAAGGGAGCTATGTTGTTCAATCCAGGTAAAACATCATCTTGTTTCAATAGCCATGATAATTACTTTGTTACAGCCGAGCTCAAACAGAAACTTCTCTTCTCTCACTTCAGCTGTTCAAGGATTGAGCGCCATGTTGTTCATTGAGGGCCTCCAATGGGAAGCTCAGGGAGCTCTCAGAGAAGCCGTCCTCCTCCTGCACCCGGGGGACGCCAGTCGCTTCAGGCACATCCTCATAGCAGCCTCTGCCATTCAGGCCGTCAGCCACAGCCTGGTCACGGAGCTCTTCTTCAAGCCGGTTATTGGCAACGCAAACATGTTACATTTATTATCAGAGATGTTATTTGTCCCATAAGATAAAAGAGAATAGACTTTTTATAAGTTGagtgttgtattgttgttattttatacAGTGAAGTGCATGAAATAAACCTTTGAATACCTTGTTGAGCTGTGATTTTAATGATGTATCACTTCAGATATGAATCAAAGACACTTGAGAAGAAATGAGTGTGCTTATGAAGGGGGAACTGAGAAAGCAGTTCAGTTGGTCTGACCTGAAACATATTGCAAACTTTGACTCCCTCATGTGGCCATATGTGGCAAACATCAAGCAGGCAACtcctctttttgtttcacttcctttactttgttttatgatGAGACATCTGTTAAaagatgtgttgctgtgtgatGCAGAGGAACCTGCCAACACATCTTTGCTGAAAATATAAAGTTCCTTTTCTGGCGAAGACCCCAAgcatttacattgtttttgagaaaacatgacaaagtATGGTGTAACGTGGATGAACAGAAAACGGTTTTATTTCACCAAGTTTAGTGAAATAAGAAGCATTGTAGATAGTTACAGTTATAGACGTTTatatgacacagacacatacataatTTCTAATTAGTCATTTCTAAAGAGCTGCTTCTTGGTCCGAACCAGAACAACCAGTTTCACACCATTTCATTATAAcgacactgctgctgcagccaaatTCCTGACTCACTAAAAATTAGTTATTTAAAGCATCTGGGACCATTTTACCTCAAGACGAGAGAGCAGTTTATTCTTTATACTCAGAATTAAAACAGAGCACTAAAGGAGAAAAGTGTGTAATCTGGAAATATGTTTAGAATATGTATATAAGCTACCCATGTGTATTAACTGAAGCCACTACAGTAAGGTCCATGACCAACAGTAACCGTAAACTAATGCTGATAAGAAGGCCACAGTGCTGAAAAAAATTCCACTTGAGTCATCTGGCCAAATTCCCATCTGCACCCAGGAGCAAACATGTGGGAATGAAAACGGACGTTCGCTTCACGAGGCAGCCCGGGATAACGTCGCTAACAGGTTACAGTACGTGATACAACCTGAAGCGCAGCTGCAGTTCACAACAGCTTTCACAACAATCTTTCAGTGTGGGAGTCGAGTTACAGACGGAAGAGTAGATGACCAAAaaacattacccacaatgcagcaGACAAACTGGTTGACTTTCAAACCTTAAGATCTGTCTGCTTCACATGAACCTCATGTTATGACACGGACAATTAATCtgctttaaaaagtgaaatcatTCTCTACATAAAAGTCACAATAGAAATGaaattgacattaaaaaaaaatcctaattcaAAATCCACCCAATAGCTTTTTCCGTAGGTCTTTCTTCAgcataagaaaaaagaaagatttttcattttgggaaatacattttttcttccCGAGAGGATACCACTCATAAATATGAGGCTACCAGCAGTAttcggttagcttagcttagcataaagacttggAAACCACAGGAAAAAGCTGTCCAGAGGTAACAAAAACACCTTTCAGCACCTCTGCCGCTCactaattaaaatgttgtatgTCACTAGTTTATTAAGTACAAAAATATAGTAAAAAGTCCAGTAGATAACCACCCGTAAAAGCATAAATTGTTTAATAATTAGTGAGTTTAAGAGGTGTTGctaggcagattttgttacctttggatcTATCCGGGCGAGCGatttccatctgtttccagtcttaatgctaagctaagctaactggctgagTATGGCTGTCATTTTCAGCATACAGtcgtgagagtggtatcaatgtTTTCATCTAAGTCACAGCAATTAAGCAAATAAGCGTATTCTCGTCAGTACGACAGTGTCACAACCGTGCAAGATGCAGCCCTGAAACTTTACAGGTTTAGAGTTCGAAGATGGGTTTGGAAATTtagtt includes:
- the nr0b2b gene encoding nuclear receptor subfamily 0, group B, member 2b — its product is MFSLEEKITSRTCSGYQDQHPHTILYNILSWRDSDYLSNKLNSNSVAHNCHCEQRRAVCLKDPKATCQVASGVLVKTVCFMRSLPSFSQLPLGDQSSLLRHCWVPLFVLGLAQERIEFEVSDVPNSSILRQILLRPGLSEKEADQPTLAGVHRLRTCLHQLWELDLSPREYAYLKGAMLFNPAVQGLSAMLFIEGLQWEAQGALREAVLLLHPGDASRFRHILIAASAIQAVSHSLVTELFFKPVIGNANMLHLLSEMLFVP